Genomic segment of Vanacampus margaritifer isolate UIUO_Vmar chromosome 13, RoL_Vmar_1.0, whole genome shotgun sequence:
tatcaacagtaattgtttactgatttctgtagtccttcatgaaaaaagactgattatcttctgtgttaaGACATTTGGAAAACATTGACCTAACCGTTAATACAGTGCAACATCAACAcccctccattttgttttaaatcactatacaaataaaaagtacgaaataaacaaaTTGCTTGTTAATAAACACTAATCAGATGCTTTTGTACtacactttaaaacaaaatgaaaatgaatcagATAAGTCGATTCATGGATTCGATAGTGTGATGCTGGTTGGTCTCTTGTGAGCacgatttgtctttttttttttctgaagggaACTTCGGTCCAGCCGACGGGCGTCCTCGCCAAACAGGACGCCGATGACGGCAACGACGACGATATCGACTTGTTTGgcagcgacgacgacgacgacgaggcaGAGAAGCTCAAAGAGCAGCGGTTGAAAGCGTACGCCGAGAGGAAGGCCAAGAAACCGAGCATCATCGCCAAGTCGTCGATCTTACTGGACGTCAAACCGGTAAGACATCGGCTCTCCGAATGAAACCGCGACCATTTGGAGTGGACACGTCCGCCTCCTCGTCTCGCTTTAGTGGGACGACGAAACGGACATGTCCAAGCTGGAGGAGTGCGTGCGCTCGGTGCAAGCCGACGGCCTGTTATGGGGAGTGTCCAAACTGGTTCCCGTGGGGTACGGCATCAAGAAGCTCCAGATCGCGTGCGTGGTGGAAGATGACAAGGTTGGAACGGACATGTTGGAAGAAGAGATCACCAAGTTTGAAGACTACGTAAGTAAACTCGTGTGCGGCAAAGACACAGACGGACTTCTTTTACACAATCGGCAAAGAAAGTTCTCAACACTCTGGATTTATGTGGGCCAAAATTGTTTTGAAAGAAAGTAAAATGGAATTGACTGACATCCATGCTCACCCTAGacggaagaggaagaagaaaaagttggCAGGAGTCTGactttaatttcataattctgacttaaatctccaaattctgactttaatttcataattctgattttagtgagaattctgactttaatctccaaattctgactttaatttcataattctgattttagtgagaattctgactttaatctccaaattctgactttattctccaaattccgactttaaagtgagaattctgactttaatttcataattctgactttaatttcataattctgattttagtgagaattctgactttaatctccaaattctgactttattctccaaattctgattttaaagtgagaattctgactttaatttcataattctgactttaatttcataattctgactttaatttcaatttcataattctgactttaatttcaatttcataattctgactttaatttcataattctgactttaatttcaatttcataattctggctttaatttcataattctgactttaatttcaatttcataattctggctttaatttcataattctgactttaatttcaatttcataattctggctttaatttcataattctgactttaatttcaatttcataattctggctttaatttcataattctgattttaatttcataattctgattttaatttcataattctgactttaatttcaatttcataattctgactttaatttcataattctgactttaatttcaatttcataattctgattttaatttcataattctgactttaatttcaatttcataattctggctttaatttcataattctgactttaatttcaatttcataattctggctttaatttcataattctgactttaatttcaatttcataattctggctttaattttaatttcataattctggctttaatttcaatttcataattctgactttaatttcaatttcataattctggctttaatttcataattctgactttaaataattctctgtgattaaagtgagaatcctgccaacctttttcttTCCCCCCCACTTCACTGACCCTAATCCTCTAGCATACCCTAGAATTCCGGTATTTACAATATTTCTCTGAAACTaatccaaatgttttgttcTTGCCGTTTTCAGGTTCAGAGTGTCGACGTTGCCGCTTTCAACAAGATTTAAAAAGTTGTCCCGTAATGTTCATCGCCTTCTTTCATTGTCACTTGATAAAAAGATTCTTGCACTGAAGCTCGtgtctttttatttccaaaggCTGCCGCTGTGCTGCTTTTGGCTGCAATCAAGTCTTTAGATAAGAACATTAGCGACGTGCTAATCATACGCAGGTCAATAAGAATTTGGACTGGCGCCATGTTGAAAGACGAAGAGCGTGCAAGCGCATCTCGTCATCCGTCATGATGATGTTTTTATTGAGGACATTTTGTGACCTTCAGTACAGAGTAGACCGACGGACGTTGGTTTGTTGGCGCTTTCGTCAGTCGACGCAACACAGGCTGACTGTAGCTTCGGCCCCGAGCCACATTGCCGGGTAGAGGGGCTGCTGGAAGTCGGTCTTCACCTGCTGCAGCAGTCGGATTCCGTCAGACGGCAGCGCATAGAAGCAGAGCAGGCCTTGGTCGTGGTTGAGGAAAATCCCGATTCTGCGGCACACGCCGCTGCAGGAAATGCCGGTTGTCTGATTTGCGTGGGTGAAGGCGTACGACGAGTCGCTGCAGCAAAGGCTCCACGATCCGCTGTTGTGTCCCAGCCTGTTCTCATTGGACGAGCCCTGCATCCAAACCAAACGGGGCACCGGTCGCAAACAAGGAGAAATGTTTAGCCCAGGCTCGTCGTCATGGCCATAGAGGattattaatcaaaatattttcttcctgGGGAAGTGCAACCAAGCAATAGACAAGCACGAGAAAGACAATGGGGACATGCTGTAAGCGTCTCAAAATGACCAAGCGATATGATGCAACGCGAGGGACCAAATTGCCTTCACATGACGGTCGCAACTGGCAAGCCAGATCCGGATTTGTGAAGTGAGACGAAAACCCCAAACTGGATTTGCTGACCTTTCTCTTGATG
This window contains:
- the eef1db gene encoding eukaryotic translation elongation factor 1 delta b (guanine nucleotide exchange protein) isoform X2 — encoded protein: MSAVNFLSQEKIWFDKSRYDEAERRFFERANCGSPSARAGCDAGAIAILQDIARARENIQKSLAGSTCSSSAADQELNSRIKSLEQENKTLNRVVENLRASLSKLECRVNVLEKSPASGAAASSPSVPYTNGTSVQPTGVLAKQDADDGNDDDIDLFGSDDDDDEAEKLKEQRLKAYAERKAKKPSIIAKSSILLDVKPWDDETDMSKLEECVRSVQADGLLWGVSKLVPVGYGIKKLQIACVVEDDKVGTDMLEEEITKFEDYVQSVDVAAFNKI